One region of Scomber scombrus chromosome 10, fScoSco1.1, whole genome shotgun sequence genomic DNA includes:
- the LOC133988306 gene encoding uncharacterized protein LOC133988306 codes for MIVHIFGATSSPSCANFVLQQCARDNVGKFKTEAITTVLRNFYVDDCLRSVECEEEALTLAKDLTALCATGGFKLNKWVSNSRALILSIPEEDRAKEVKDLDFEQDFLPVERALGVQWCLETDSFRFKIQLPEKTLTRRRILSVVSSIYDPLGMVAPVILPARQILQQLCRLKPGWDDNIPENLEQTWSNWLRDLGLLSDYKVKRCLKPHGFAHPVSSQLHHFADASENGYGTVSYLRMMNQHHQVHCAFLMGKARVVPLKPVTIPRMELTAATVASCTDGSHDARRD; via the coding sequence ATGATTGTGCACATATTTGGAGCAACATCTTCACCAAGTTGCGCTAACTTTGTTCTTCAGCAGTGTGCAAGGGACAATGTTGGCAAGTTTAAGACAGAAGCCATCACAACAGTGCTCAGGAACTTTTACGTGGATGATTGCCTCAGATCAGTTGAGTGTGAAGAAGAAGCTCTCACACTTGCTAAGGACCTCACAGCGTTATGTGCTACAGGAGGCTTTAAGCTCAACAAGTGGGTCAGTAACAGCCGAGCCTTAATACTCTCCATACCAGAGGAGGATCGAGCTAAGGAGGTCAAGGATCTGGATTTTGAGCAAGACTTTTTGCCTGTCGAAAGAGCACTAGGTGTACAATGGTGCCTCGAGACAGACTCATTCAGATTCAAGATCCAGCTCCCAGAAAAAACGCTCACTCGGCGTAGGATTCTATCAGTAGTCAGTTCCATTTATGATCCGCTGGGAATGGTGGCCCCTGTCATCCTCCCTGCTAGACAAATCttgcagcagctctgcaggTTGAAACCTGGATGGGACGATAACATTCCTGAAAATCTAGAACAAACATGGTCAAATTGGTTGAGAGACTTGGGCCTTCTATCAGACTACAAGGTTAAAAGATGTCTTAAACCTCATGGTTTTGCACACCCAGTCTCCTCGCAACTTCATCACTTTGCTGATGCTAGCGAAAATGGATATGGCACCGTTTCTTACCTGCGAATGATGAACCAGCACCATCAAGTTCACTGTGCCTTCCTCATGGGAAAAGCTAGAGTTGTTCCCCTGAAACCTGTGACCATCCCCAGAATGGAGCTCACAGCAGCCACTGTAGCTAGCTGTACGGATGGATCGCATGATGCAAGAAGAGATTGA